CCTGTGACTAGGTAATTTGCATGACCTGATACGGCTAAATCCAAGAGGAAGTTATCTTTTGCATCTCGACAATCTTCAAAATGGTGAGTAATTTCGATCAATTCAACTTTTTCATAGAGAAGTGTGACTAAATCTTCAATGGCGGTTTCTGAAAAGTATTTTTTAAATTTTGGACGTTTCAAAACTTTAATTAATTCGCCAAATAGGTCATCGCTAAATAGAACGATTACTTGATCGCTAATAATGGCTTGGCTAAGACCTGTAAGTGATTTGCCAATGAGAAAGCTAATCCAAATATTCGTGTCGATAACAAGGCGAAGTGGATTACCTTGCATGATAATTTGCTTGCCTTACGGCTTCAACTTCTTGAGTAATATCTTCTAAACTTAGCTCATTAGTTTGTACTGAACTTAAAAATTTATTGAATCTCACTGAAAATGTGTCTTTTTCTAGCAACTGCAATAATTCCAGCTTTTCTTGTAGATTGCATTGCGAGATTACTGTTTTAAGTTGGGAAAAGTCTATGGAGATGGACACATTCATTTTTGCCGTCCTACAAAAAATCATTAGCATTTGGATACTGCTAACATTGTACAACGATCGCTTTGGTACTAAACAATCAGTGATTCGCCCTTGCTTGATGCTGCTGATTATGATGGGCATTCGCTGTCAATGTTACAGAAAATTGCTGGCGCTCTCAATCAAAAAGTTGAAATTAAGTTTTCAGCGATCGCGCCTTGAGACGAGTTTGGTGTAGGCGATGTTTTAGTTTTTGGGAAATTAACGCCTTTTACTAGTCAAGCCTAAAATGCTAACCTAATAGCAGTTTTGCAAATTAAGATTTAGGCAAATCTCGTTATGACTATGCTCTACAAAATCCCGTTATTATTAACTCCACAGCCTGAGGGTGGTTTTACGGTGACTTCGCCACTTTTGCCAGAGTTAGTTACTGAGGGTGAATCTATTGATGAGGTGTTAGTCAATGTGCGCGATGCGTTTGAGGCTATTCGGGAGCTTTATGATGATCTAGGTAAAAAATTACCTCATAATCTGCTATTTGCCGATCAAGATTCTCCAGCCCTGATAGAAACTGTTATTTCAGCATAATGAATTATAGAGAGGTTGCGAAAAAGCTATCTAAACTGGGATGTGAGGAGCTTTCTAGGCGTGGTGGTGGTTTCCATCGTAAGTGGTTTAATCCTGTTACGCAAAAAGCGACTGTTATTCCTGATTGGAGTGGTCGAGATTTAAAGTTGGGAACTTTACGAGCGGCGATTAAACAGTTGGGGATTGAGTGGTCTGATTTTGAGGATGTGTAGTGATATCGCCTAAATCATCAGTCTCTAACCGCTCTACAAAACTTGACGGTTGATTAAAACAGAATTTTAGCGTACTCGTTATTTGAGTTTTCAGTACATCAATTAAGGATACTTACCGCTAGATCTCACCATACTCAACAGAAAATCTCGATCTCCAAAAAATTAACCATAAAAGATCTCTTACATATTTGGTGACTTTCTAAGTATAAGTTCTGGGTTAGGGATTACTTTGCGATTAGGGATTACTTTGTTTGTTTTCGATAATATCCCTCCATCTCTATTATAAAATCGTTTATCTTTTCCAGAAATTGTGAACTCAGTCAATCCATCATTAGGATAAATTCCATACCCTGCCAGAGTTCGTTCGCATTCTTTCTGCCACTCTCCAGTATGGTATTTTTCTTCTCCGCCAAGATCTCGAATATCCTTTACGCAAAGTGTTGGAGAATTAAATAATATTTGTCTGGTTTGTTCTTCATCACGGAATAATCTCATCTCACTATCTTTCCCTTTGCCCCTAAAAAACTCAGCAACAATCAGTTTGTTAAAATCAAAAATACAAATCTCTGTAATAAGTCCAGTCTCATCAGGTCGAATAATTGTTACCCCGTTATGAAGGATATTACTTGTTTTTTCTCTAGATAATTCTGGTATAAAAATTCGTATATCCTCGAAGCGATCTCTATAATTTGACCAAAAATCTTTGCGGCTTTTCAACTTACGATTACTATTGCCTTTAGATATAAATTTATTAGTATTAACAACTAGTTTACCATCAACAAATTCACCATACAAAATGATATCAACTAGTTTTTCAAAATCTGCAAAGTTAACTGCACCGATCCAATCTCTTAACTTACGCCTTGCATCTTCATTGAGATGTTTTGCCTGATCACCTTTTTGATAATTTTGCTTTAGCCATTCGACAAATTCTGGATATTCACTTCCATCTTCTTTACGAACTTTATTTAAAATTAGTTTAACCGCTTCTGCTTGTTTACCAAGAATATCTGTTTCTTGATTGAGGCATTTTACCAGCCAACTACTCATGTTGGCATTTTCAACATCTAACTTAAATGCAGCATTTTGGGACTTTATTGAAAAGTATTTTGCAACTTCTAGTGTAAATTCTGATAAATCAATTGTGACTAAACCAGTATGTTCTTGGATAAATCCTATAATTTCATACTTCCCCCATTGGGCTTTTACTGAATTAGATACAACTGAGGAAATGCCCATCATAGGTATTAATGCAATTGCTTTAATAATGACATCATTTTCAGTCAAAGCATTTTCAAAACTGTCGAAAGTTTCTTTAAGAGATGAAGAAAATGGTTGATTTTCTAGATAAGAACGTAAATAACCTCTCAATAAATAATATTTAAGTAATTTATTCTGTGTTGCTGCAACCCATAATTGCTTAGATGAATTAATTGCTTCTTGTGGCGATCGCTCATTATCCCAAGAAGTTTTGTCAAAAACACACCAAAAACAATCAACAGCCGACAGAGTATTAGATAGTCCGTTGTTAATTTTTTCAAGAATTTGGTCAATTCTTGGGATATTTTGAGAACTTGGTGGAAGGTCATCAGCCAATTTAGCCAACTCAATAGGAGAAGATTTGGGAATTAATTGCAAACGGAGATTCATGGCTTTTCAGACTCTAAGAAATTTGGACGGCGCACTTGAAAGCGAAAGGTAACACGTCGATCTTTAGGATCAACTGTAGTTTTATTAGCATCTAATGCACCTCTACCTGCAACAAGCATTCTTTCACGCAAGCGATCTTTAGTGTCAAATCTTGGGAAACTAGCATCATTAAAAATATATTGATACACTGCCGAAGCACGGCGTAAGCTCAGATCCATATTGTCACGATCGCTACCTGAAGAACTTGTCGATCCCTCAACAGAAATCCTTGTAACTTGACTTTCTAATTCTGGTGGTAATGTAAAAATAATCTTGCTATAGGCAGGAATAAACTGTTTCAGAAATATTTTGCCATTTGCATTTAGTGTTGCGCTATCTTCATCAAAAAGAATGCGATCACCAATTTGCAAATCGCCTGTTTTTGGATCGACTGCAAAAGAACCCTTACCAATAGCGTCTTCTAATCGACTACGAACTAATTCAGGCAAATTTTTAAATGCCTCTTCATATTTTTGAATTTTCTTCTCTAACTCCTTAGATTTTTCTAGAGCAACCTGATACTGGACAAACACAATGATAAACAACAAGGCAAACACCATTAGCAACCCTGACATCAAATCACCGATCGATAGCATGACACTATTTTCTTCTTCTTCTTGCGGAAGTTCTAACTGGAATTTGCGATCGTCCATAACCTATTTCCCTCTAGCCTCGCGGTTTACTTCCACTAAAACATTGGCAGCCTCTAGCAAACCACTAGATACTTTCGCCATTGATGAATCAGCTTTTTTAAAGAAATTCTGCTCACCATCAATCATCTCTTGCAGCATTTTCCCTAAAGATTCCATTGATACTTGGTAGCCATCATGTAATTTATTATTGCTAATTTCCAACTGTTCAAGTTGACTACCAACAATGCGGGAAATTGATTCTAACTGAGACATTTTGATGGGATAAGATACCTCCATTGAGTCAACTAATTGGGATACAGATGTGGTGGCATTCTGAATTTCTTTTACTTTAAGAGACAAATCTTCTGAAATTTCATTTCTACGCTGATATTCTTCTTGAAACACAACATTTAAGTTATTCACAACACCAGCTAAACCATCGCGTTGTTTACCCAGTGACTCTTCCAGTAGATTATTTTGACGGTCAAAAAACTCTTGTAAATTGCGCTGATAGGCAACTTGAAAAGTTTCTAACTGTTGCTGTGTAGTGTCACTCATCTGCTGTAAGCGAGTATCAATATTAGTAAGACTTGATTCCAAAGACTTTCTAGCGCTAATCATTAAGCCAGAAGTTTCTTGTCCTACTGTTCGCAAAATGTCATTTTGCTCTTGAAAAGTCATTTGCGCTTGAGTCAAAATAGCGTTGGTTCCTTCACGAATTTCTGTAGCTGTATCCACCAAAACATCACGGGTAGCGGTTTGAAATTGAGTAAGTGTATCTTGAAGACTGTTAGCGAACTGCATTAATTGAACAAGAGTTTGCCTTTGAAAACCTTCAAGAGTTACTGAAGCCTCCGCCAATCTAAGTGCAATTCCTGCTAAATCTTCATTTAAGACTTGAATAGCATTTGATGCTGATTCTAAAACTTCCGCACTACGATTTAATAGGCTAGAACTTTGATCTAATCTTTCTGTGACGGGAACAATTAGCTCTGTTCTCATATTGCCAATTAGATTAGCAAGAACTTCACGTTGATCATTAGTAAGCTTTTCTAGTCGCAATTGTGAGTCAGCAATTTGAGTAAATGTTGGTGCTAGACGTAACTCAACGATATCATCAAACTTTTCAGCGATCGCTTTACCAACGGCTGCACCAATTGCCTCTGCATTAAACTGACTTGCCAGCCCTGACAGTTGTTTTGCCGCCTCTGCTGTTGAGTCAAAATTAAGGCGAGACATCGCTCTTTCAGGAGTCTCTAAAACAGCAATCTTGTCCAGTTGATTACGAAGGTTGTAGCATTTATATCTTCTCAATTTGTCTGTATACGCCAAAATAGCGGACAAAATAGTGCTAGTACCTAAACCAAGTAATGAAGTAAAGAAAGCTGTTTTCATGCCTTCAATTAAGGTGATGGCACTATTCAAAGATTTCTCAACATTGCCAGCATCAATTTTGACTCCCATCAAACCTACAGACATTCCATAAAAAGTCCCCAAAACACCGAGCGCTGTCAAAATCGGTGGAAGAAATCGCAGGGAAGTACGTGGTATAACTACAATCTCTCTTGGGTACTGCTGTAAACGAAATTTGTGATCATTTGGATCAGCTTTTTCAGATAAGAGATGTTCTTTAAACCATTTTTCGTGATCTTTGAACGAGATACCTTCATTCTTATTGTCTTTGAGGATTTTTAGATTGTCTTCCAAGACATCAAACTCTTTCTTTTTAGGTTGGTATGACTTGAACCATTCCCAACAACATCCACCCAAAAAAATTGCAATCGTTGGGACATAAAAAACCCAACCATCCCCCCAAATTTTGCCCAAATCCCATTGCATCGAAATACCCCCAACAATTTTCTTCAAAATTCTAGCATTTATTTGAATTCCTAAACTTAATTTTTTTAGCTAATATTGAGCCAATTTCGTAATTCTGATTCTGTTACCAAGCCTTTTTTTAACCAAATTTCAACTTTTCGCTCTGGCAAATGCTTGGCATCGTCAAACTTTTTAGCATTGCCCTCAATACTAATAGTTACTGGAATCCGTAATTTAACGCTATAGAGAGGCTCTTCTGACGGGTGAGTTGGATCTGGATCTGGAGCGAGATAAACGCGATCTGAAAATTCACGCAGCAACCTTAACTGTAATCGCCCTTTAATATCTCGCAAAGATGTTGTAATTGGTGATTCTTTGGTTAATAGCTTTTGCATAGCGTGCCAAGCTTGGTTAATCGCATCAATTTCAGTAATAAGTTGCTTGTAGTTATCCAAATTAATTCCCTAAAACTCTTTCCTAGAATATACGCTGATTGCTTGAAGAAATACTACAAAATTAAATGAGTCTAAACTGGTGATAGATTATTGAACTTCCATTTGTCTATCTTTATCAATACAAAAGAATTACTAGTTCCATTCTATTTTTTAACCATGCTCTCAACATTTTAAATTAAAATTTCCATTCTAATATCCAAAAGTTCCCTTGCAGTCTGGCGACTCTGCGCGAGACTGCGGTTAAGGAACAGGAGGTGGCGATTAGTCAGGCGATTACCAAACAACATTTTGGTTTAGCTAATATTCGCAATGATTTATGACGTTGTGCGATTAGGGACGATTAGTTAGGCAATCGCGTAAATTTACACTTGCAAGCATCTTGCTATAATAGCCCCATAACCTTAGCAAACCAAAGACTTCTATGCTTTCTCCACAGCTTGAAGACAAATCACAACATCTAGAAAATAGAGTTGCCGCATTAGAAATAGAACTCGCGCAAATGCGACAGGTGCTATCTGTATTTGTGCAGAAGAAAACACCTTGGTGGTTAAAAGTCGCAGGTAGCTTTGAAAACGATCCTACCTTTGACGAAGCAAGTCGTCTCGGACAAGAATGGCGCAAAACTGCTGAATAGAGCATCATGTATATTTTTGACACCGATCATCTCAGCCTGATTCAGCGCAATGGACAAGAAGGAAAGCGAATCTTAGCCAAACTTTCAGAGATAGAAGATCCTGATGTTGCCGTTACCGTCATTACCTACGAAGAGCAGATTAGAGGAAGACTCGCTTTTTTAGCTAAAGCAAAAACATTAGATGAACAAATCTTTGCCTATCAAGGATTACAACAACTAGCAATCAATTACCAAGCGATCGCCATTATCCCTTTTAGCCGCGCATCTGCCCTAGAACATCAACGCTTACGCAAAGCCTATCCCCGTCTAGGAAATATGGATCTCAAAATTGCCGCGATCGCCTTGACAAACAATGCAACTTTAATCACTCGTAACAAATCAGATTTTGGACAAATTGTAGAGTTGTCTATTGATGACTGGTCATAATTTATCCGTCCTTATGGCTTATGCCTGACAACATCGACTACCTCCAAGGCATCATCGAACGACTAACCTTTCACTCCGAAGAGACAGGCTATACCGTAGCGCGGCTAAAAGTACCAAAGGCTCAAGACCTAATCACCGTAGTCGGTAACTTTGCCAATCAAGCAGGACAGACTCTTTCCCTAGAAGGCACATGGCGATCAAACTACCAAATAATCCTAGCTAAATTCGCAGCACAAATATTCTGGTCACAACTCAAAAGAGCTACTTGATTTCCTTGCTCCTCTACTACCAAGGCAGTTGATACAATTTGACGATCGTGCATCTCATTGATAGAAATGAGGCTGACACTTTTCTCAATTACCTCAGAATCGAGTGAATAGATGGCGACTCGTTTATCTTGCTTCACTACCTTTAACAAAGCATCAACAGAAGGAATCGAAGTTTTGCCACGACTCACAATCCATACTGATTCCGCCAAAGCGATCGCAGGTAAAATCAATTCACTACTTGAATCCGAAAGAATTTCTTTAGCAGTTAAACCTAAACGAGGATTACCTTCCAGAAACCAGATTAAAGCATGGGTATCAAGAATATATTTCATAATTGCGAGAATCACACCCAGCCAAAATCCTCGTCAACATTGCCATTAAACTCAGCATCTCTAAAATCAGCTTCAGTCGATTGTTGAGAACCTGAAAACATCCCAAACGACATAAACTGACTAGCAAGACTAACTGACTCAGGCTTAAAGAAAGTCACAAAAACTTGACTCTCCGTGATATCTTGAGGAACTTCTGCTAATTCGATCTTTCCGTTCCGATATATTCCTTGGATTGTCTGTAACATAATCGTTTGCGCTGGTTAATTTGAGCGATCACCAATCAATTGTAGCACTACAACATTTTAGCTAATACTGGTAAAGCGATCTGACTTTATGGGATTAGAGATGATCGCTATCGATACACATCTCGCCGATGACCAACCTTAACCACAGTCACAATCAACCGCCGATCCTGTATTTCATAAACAACACGATAATCACTCAAAACCCGAATTCTATATAAATTACTTTCTCCCTTTAGCTTCTTACAACCATCAGGACGAGGATTATCCGCAAGCAACTCAACTTCTGAAACAATAGCCTTGCGTGTAACCTCATCCAACTTCCGAATCTCTCGCAAAGCAGAAGGCTTAAACCCAACTTCGTAGCCATCTAACTAATTCCTAGTTCCCTTTTTACATCCATCAAAGGGATAAAGCCATCTTCCAGTAAAGCAATTCTCGCATCGGCAAGATCTTCAGCATCTTCCACTTCCTCTAACCAATCGCGTCTCAGCATCAACACCTTGAGAATATAATCTGGAAGAGACACATTTAGCCTTGTAGCTTCCAAAGACAGCTCTTGATCTAATGGATTAGGTAAATCTAGCTTGATATTCATACACTTAGAGTTTAATTTAGTATATTTTACAATACAAATTTAAAATGATTATGCCTTGGATTGTCTGTAACATAATCGTTTGCGTTGGTTAATTGGAGCGATCGCCAATCAATTGTAGCACCACAACATTTTAGCTAATAATGACAGTGATTTGTGATGTGATTAGAGGCGATCGCCCAAAATTATTACTTCCCAATGAGACGTTCATACTCAGCGTGTGTACCAATCCAAAACCAAGAAATACCCTTTTCAACTTCAATGCCCACTGCCCGATATTCCTTACTAATTCTTACTGACCAATACTTCCCAACTCTCTTTAAGTGCAAAGATGGATTCGATGGATTCGTTTTTAGTAACTCATAACTTTGATCGGCAATCTCCTGAATAGTCTCAGGTAAAGCTTTGTAGTATTCCCAAAATCGTCTGGTTGTGAAATGCATTAGATTTGCTTGCAAAATCCATTTTCAAAATCCTCGATCGCTTCCTGTGCTAAAAAATCTAACTTCCCCGACTCAATATCACTCTCTAACTCCTTATCCCAACGTTGATAATCTAAATCCAACAGCCAATCAATAACTTTGCGAAATTCGCTAGGAGGAAGTTCTAATATAGCCGACTCAATTTGTTGAATAGTCATCGTTTTAGAGTTCTATAAAAAATAATCGTATGCGTTGGTAATTGGAGCGATCGCCAATAAATTGTAGCCTTGCAACATTCTAGCTAACATTGGCAGTGATTTGTAACGTTATAGGATTAGAGGCGATCGCCCAAATATTATTACTTCCCAATGAGACGTTCATACTCAGCGTGTGTATCAAGCCAAAACCAATACAACTAAAACATCAACATCATTTAATTCGATAGCTTCAGAAACCACATCGACAGATTGCAGATCGCAATCCACACCAATCATCAATCCCGCCATCACCAATAAACGATCTGAAGGATGTTGATTGAGTATTAATTAACGTGAGTTCGATATAGCCATTTGCGGCGTGCAAAGCACGCCGCAAATGGCTATATCGAACTGACATTAGTTAGCTATTAGAGTTATAACCAAGGCTTTAAAATTAGAGATCGCGCTTACATTAGGCGATCTCTAATCTATATCACTACTCCAAAAAAAAGTTGCACCTCGCAGAGGTGCAACTTTTTAGTTTTAATTGGTTAGTGCAGTGCGGCGCTTAGCGCCGCACATCCTTAACGAGAAATAACTTAGGACTGTGACAAATAGCGATCGCTAAAAAATCAGAAATTAGAGACCGCACTACCTAGGCTATTTTTAGAAATTTTGAGATATTCCGTATTTACACCTGATTCACGGGTCAGCGAAACTTTACCAGTACGGGCAATTTCGCGAATGCCAAACTTGTTTAACATCTTCAAAATCGCCACCATCTTTCCAGGGTCGCCCACCACTTCGATCGTTAGGAAATCATCAGCTACATCAACAATACGGGCGCGGAAAATTTGGGATATTTCAATAATTTCCGATCGCACATTCGGGGCGGCGTTCACCTTGACGAGCATCAACTCGCGCTCAACACAGGGAATATCAGTAAAATCAAGAATTGTGATCACATTGATCAGTTTATGCAACTGCTTAGTGATTTGCTCAATCGTGTGATCGTCGCCTGAGACAACCATCGTAATGCGCGTAAATCCATCTTGCTCAGCAGTCCCAACCGCAAGGCTCTCGATATTAAAACCTCGGCGGGCGAACAAGCTAGCAATGCGGGTCAGCACGCCTGCCTCATCTTGGACGACAACGGAGAGAGTATGTTTCATGGTGACAAATTCGGCAAATAAACAGCACAGTAGACTATATTAATGACTTTGGTTACCTTATTGCGATTATCAAGATACATATTGATAGCGATTAAGGTGCTTGGTTTTCAACAGCAATTCTCATTATGAAACCGATTTTGGTGTTT
This genomic stretch from Pseudanabaena galeata CCNP1313 harbors:
- a CDS encoding ParE family toxin-like protein, which codes for MHFTTRRFWEYYKALPETIQEIADQSYELLKTNPSNPSLHLKRVGKYWSVRISKEYRAVGIEVEKGISWFWIGTHAEYERLIGK
- a CDS encoding OmpA family protein, encoding MDDRKFQLELPQEEEENSVMLSIGDLMSGLLMVFALLFIIVFVQYQVALEKSKELEKKIQKYEEAFKNLPELVRSRLEDAIGKGSFAVDPKTGDLQIGDRILFDEDSATLNANGKIFLKQFIPAYSKIIFTLPPELESQVTRISVEGSTSSSGSDRDNMDLSLRRASAVYQYIFNDASFPRFDTKDRLRERMLVAGRGALDANKTTVDPKDRRVTFRFQVRRPNFLESEKP
- a CDS encoding type II toxin-antitoxin system HicA family toxin, whose translation is MNYREVAKKLSKLGCEELSRRGGGFHRKWFNPVTQKATVIPDWSGRDLKLGTLRAAIKQLGIEWSDFEDV
- a CDS encoding type II toxin-antitoxin system VapC family toxin encodes the protein MILAIMKYILDTHALIWFLEGNPRLGLTAKEILSDSSSELILPAIALAESVWIVSRGKTSIPSVDALLKVVKQDKRVAIYSLDSEVIEKSVSLISINEMHDRQIVSTALVVEEQGNQVALLSCDQNICAANLARIIW
- a CDS encoding type II toxin-antitoxin system HicB family antitoxin, encoding MLYKIPLLLTPQPEGGFTVTSPLLPELVTEGESIDEVLVNVRDAFEAIRELYDDLGKKLPHNLLFADQDSPALIETVISA
- a CDS encoding putative toxin-antitoxin system toxin component, PIN family, whose product is MQGNPLRLVIDTNIWISFLIGKSLTGLSQAIISDQVIVLFSDDLFGELIKVLKRPKFKKYFSETAIEDLVTLLYEKVELIEITHHFEDCRDAKDNFLLDLAVSGHANYLVTGDADLLILNPFQGVEIISYQHFQNLILK
- the ilvN gene encoding acetolactate synthase small subunit, coding for MKHTLSVVVQDEAGVLTRIASLFARRGFNIESLAVGTAEQDGFTRITMVVSGDDHTIEQITKQLHKLINVITILDFTDIPCVERELMLVKVNAAPNVRSEIIEISQIFRARIVDVADDFLTIEVVGDPGKMVAILKMLNKFGIREIARTGKVSLTRESGVNTEYLKISKNSLGSAVSNF
- a CDS encoding type II toxin-antitoxin system VapC family toxin; this encodes MYIFDTDHLSLIQRNGQEGKRILAKLSEIEDPDVAVTVITYEEQIRGRLAFLAKAKTLDEQIFAYQGLQQLAINYQAIAIIPFSRASALEHQRLRKAYPRLGNMDLKIAAIALTNNATLITRNKSDFGQIVELSIDDWS
- the vap15 gene encoding type II toxin-antitoxin system VapB15 family antitoxin — translated: MNVSISIDFSQLKTVISQCNLQEKLELLQLLEKDTFSVRFNKFLSSVQTNELSLEDITQEVEAVRQANYHAR
- a CDS encoding EH signature domain-containing protein, producing the protein MNLRLQLIPKSSPIELAKLADDLPPSSQNIPRIDQILEKINNGLSNTLSAVDCFWCVFDKTSWDNERSPQEAINSSKQLWVAATQNKLLKYYLLRGYLRSYLENQPFSSSLKETFDSFENALTENDVIIKAIALIPMMGISSVVSNSVKAQWGKYEIIGFIQEHTGLVTIDLSEFTLEVAKYFSIKSQNAAFKLDVENANMSSWLVKCLNQETDILGKQAEAVKLILNKVRKEDGSEYPEFVEWLKQNYQKGDQAKHLNEDARRKLRDWIGAVNFADFEKLVDIILYGEFVDGKLVVNTNKFISKGNSNRKLKSRKDFWSNYRDRFEDIRIFIPELSREKTSNILHNGVTIIRPDETGLITEICIFDFNKLIVAEFFRGKGKDSEMRLFRDEEQTRQILFNSPTLCVKDIRDLGGEEKYHTGEWQKECERTLAGYGIYPNDGLTEFTISGKDKRFYNRDGGILSKTNKVIPNRKVIPNPELILRKSPNM